CGATGCCTAAAAAATCTGGGTACCCCCGGTAGCTCAGCTACCGGGGCCGGCAACGTTGGCAAAAGCCCTCTATCGTTCTCACCAGCCACAACATCGCGCGCACCTCTCGGCCGGTAGAACCGGCCCTACTGATCGCTCCACGAAATCTGGAGGGCTACCCCGGTATAACCACACTGATATCGATCAGGATAATAAATCATAGATACTCTGATATCAGGACGGACCGTAAAGTTGAGGATGTGCTTCTCTGTGGGAGCTATTGCAATTCGCCTCTTCAAACCATCGATCTTTTGCTGCTCTACTAAAAGTGATTGAGCCAATCGATCAATCTCAGCCACCGCTTCGAGCGAATCTGCCCTTTTCGTATGAAACTCAAGCACTTCCAGAAGATCACCCGACTCGGTGCCTGAATAGAGCTGAAAATCCGCCTTAAAATCCAACTTACGGCGGTCAGGCAACACAATCTCTAACTGCCGCGGCACATTACTTTCCCAGTCAGGATACGTCCCCTTTCCTTGCCTCTCGAATCCAAGCTGGGCAGGGCTCGGTGGACTCTTTATGTCGATGCTAAACACTTCCTTGGCAGGTGGAACGCATGCTACCAAGGTCAACAAGAGACAACATACAAGCTGACGCCACATGCTTACGAGCCTCCGATTTTTCAACTGGACGGATGCGTAAGACGCAACTCGATCCGTCGATCGCTTGATGTAAATCGCTCTCACAACTGCCCGAATACTTGGGTCGTAGAATATCCCTTCAACCGAATCCCTCGCGTGTCCGCAACATTCTTTGTACCCACGTGCCACTGGCCGTAACTCCTCTCGCTGCCGATCGGCCTGATCCCGTAGAATCACCGGGCATGCTCCCCTTCGACAACGAATCTCAAAGCCGCTCGCAGCATCTGCTGAACTTTGCCTGGATGTTGCTCGTCGCGATCGGGCTCGCGCTTGTCGCCGCGCCGTTCCTGGCCATCGCCGTCGGCTGGTACGACCTCTTCACCACCACCGATGCGACCGGCCGACCCGCCACCGGACTAGCCCCGCGTGTGCTCGGCACTCTCGTCACGCTGCTGGCCCTCCTCTTCGCGACAATTCTCGGCAGCAGCTCGACCGTGGCACTTCGTAAAACGCTTTGGCCCACCAGCCAGCCCGGCCACACACTCGCGCTGCTGCCAGCCGCGTTTGCAGCGCTCGTCACCATGCTCCTCGGGGCCTACCTGCTGCCGATCAGCTGCTTCACCTTGGGCCTGCTCCTGCTGCTGCTCGCCACTTTGCTGGCCAATCCCGACTGGCTCCTCGCCTGGCTGTTCACCAGTTCCTAAGCACCTCTGCCACGCCCTGCTGGCTGCACACCGGCACTGGAGCGCAGCGCCTGATTTTCCTCATTTTTGGTTAGGCGGAAGCTCCTGGCGCAGGCTATACTTCCGCGCGTGAGGCGGAGCCCCAAAGCGGGGCTGTCAGACCATCGACCGAGAGACTTATGAGCTACAACATTCATCTGTTCCATCCCGACGTGAAGCGTGCCGTGCTAGGGGGCGAGCCGCTCGAGAAGGTCGCGCGCACCTCGATTCCACCGGCGGTGCGTGAACAACTGGTCCAGCAGCTGCTCGCCGGCAACTACGAACTGCAGGCCGAGAGCCCCAGCTCGGTCGAGTACATCCACAAGAACAAACAGTGGTCGATCAAAGTGACGGTCACCGCCAGCGAGATCGCCCTGGCCGTCCCCTACTGGGACGACGCCGAAAACGCCATCGCCGAAGCCCATAAAACCGCCAGCGAGCTCAGCCTCTCCGGCTCCCTCGTCATCTACATCCCCCAAGCCCAAGCCTGGAGCGAATAGCTTACCACCCATTCGGCATGGCACTTTTGTAGGTGCATTGAAGACTCGATAGTTGTAGCGGTTGCCTAAATCAGCCAACGATTCGGTGAGAAACTCGCATGAACTATGTATCGATTCTTCAGTTTCGACTTCGAACGCTTTTTGTCGTGACGGCTCTCATTGCCGCCGCGACACTGCCAAGCTATTGGCTAGTATCGAAGCTCCTTCAGCCACAACATCGTGAATTCCAAACGGGTGGAGGCTTTCGCTTCACCACAATAAATACTGCGGTATCGACACCCGACGGTGGGACAATTCTTCGAACTGGCAGTGGCGTTAGAAATATCGAAATGTCTTCAGGCGACTAACGGATGCTATCGATCGGCGATGTCGTTACAGCTGAAGTCATCTCGGTACAAGTGTTTGGAGTTTTTTGTCGCTACGCATCCCGAGAAATGCTCGTGGTAATCCCTGAGACTTCGTGGATCGCCTCCTTCAACTCCTGTCTACAATTTGCCGCCGTTGGTGATGAACTCGAGGTAATTGTCCTCAACATCGACCATCCCACCGGAAAAGTTGCCGCGAGCGTCAAGGCGATTCATCCCGATCCTTGGGAAAACGGCACCATTGTTGTGGGAAAACTCTACGAAACCAAAGTCGTGCGTTTCGTGGAATCAGCAGATCGAGCTGACCATCAGCCTGGCTACTTAATGGAGCTCGTCCCCGGTGGCTACGCCATGATTCCTGCGGAAAATCGTCAACTACCCATCGGACAAACCATTGTCGTGCGATTGCTCGCTGCTGATTTTCGTCATCGATCGGTCATCGTCGGCTGGGCATGACCAACCATTGGCGGTGTTGCACACCACAATCCATCTAACCCAATGACGCCGGGTGTCACTGGGCTCTAAAAAAATCTCGCCATTCGTAGCAGTACAGTGTGAAAACGCTCTAGGGGCTGACTGATGAAAACATCTTTGTTTCTTCTGCTGACACTGCTGTTCACCACCTCCATTTCATCGGCGGACGAACTGGAAGAGCTATCGCGCGACCTAGATACGGCCCTGGAAAAACAACAATACGAACAGCTTGAAAAACATTGGAACCAACTGCAGGATCGCTTTGGAAACCAAGAGGGGATCACGCTGCTGAAAAAGTTCGTTGCCAGCGATGACAGTCGATCCGTCAGCAGATTTGCAGCCGCGATGATGGTCGCAGAAACTGGAACACTTTCGAGAATAGGCCCTCGGAAGCTATGGAACACTAACCTTGAGGCCATGGAGCTTTACTTAAAAAACAGCGGGCTGCTTCGTAAGGATGCTGGGAGGATCAAGATCGATGACGAGATTGCTTCGCTCAAGGTTTCGGCTACGATCGAAGCGATGGAAAATCCACCCGTGCAGTTTTTGCTTTGGAAAGTGATCGTCGACTATCAGTTGTCCTTTCGACTGTCTGATCGCAACGAGATCGTCATCTATCGACCATCACTGAAACCATAACCCCATGACAACCGCACCGGTGCCGCTCGTTCTCTTTTCGGGTCTGGCGGCAGATGCGAGTCTGTTTGCGCCGCAGCGGTTGGCGTTTCCGCAATTGATCGTTCCGCCGTGGCCTGTTCCGATCGCTGGCGATACTCTTGAAAGTTACTGCGACCGACTGGCCGACGATTTACAGTCGCACCGCGATCCGATTCTTGGGGGCGCTTCGTTTGGTGGCATCATCGCATTGCATGTGGCCAAACGACTTCAGCCTCGCGCGGTTGTTTTGATCGGCAGCGTGCGAGCGCCAGACGAACTACCCCGTATCGCGCGCGCTGGCCGCCCGCTAAAACCGCTGGTGCCGCTCATTCCGGTTTCGCTGCTTCAGCTAGTCACTGCGCCGCTGACGACACGGATAGCACGTCGAATCGCGCCCCATTTTGCCGGGTTGGCCAGGCAGTTTTATGACTGCGATCGGCGGGTTTTTAAGTGGTCACTTGCGCGAATCCTCGACTGGTCAGTGGCGCCGCAGCTTGATTGTCCGGTCCTGCAAATACATGGCGATTGCGACCGTGTCATGCCGATTCGCTACACCCATCCCGACACGATTGTCGCCGGCGGCGGCCATGTCCTATCGCTCACCCATCCAGCCGAAGTGAACAACTTCCTGCGTGCTGCGATTGCAAAGTATGGAGGCTGATGGCATTTACTGTACGCGACGCGTTTGCTTGCCTCGCGTCAACGAGGTCCACATGCTCCTCCTGCTTCGCGAGAGGAGCATGGCACCCGGCATGATTGCGAAATAGCAACGCTGATTGTGTTACAAGCGAGCGAAGCTCACCTCTTTTTCGGGCTGTTTCGCGAAACGAAAAACAACACCAGAATGAAATTCGCTATCAACCAATCACCGCCAATTCCCATCCACCACTTCGCCGAGAGTTGGGGATCAATTGAATTTCTGTAAACGATCGCCAGAAGTGCAAAGAGCGTTCCGTTTACAAGAGTGAAAAACAAAAGATCTCGAGTAGTAAGCCGAGGCATTTTCGATCCAGTGGCACACAGCGAAAGATGGTTGCAGAGTGGTGCCAAAAAGATGGCCGGTGGAACCGGCCCTACATCGGGAACGATGAAGCTCGAGGGGGCGTTTAGCCTTCGAGGCTGAAGACGGCGATGCGGCCGTGGCCGCAGAGGAAGAGTTTGTCCCCCGCTTCGCTGAGCGCGCCGGCGTGGATGTGCATCGGGGCTTTTTCCCCTTTGATCACTTTCTTGCTGGCGAGATCCAGGCAGTAGATCAGTCCGCCATTGTCACCGCCGGCGCCGATGAGCCACTGATTATCGGGGGCAAAATGGAGGGTCTCAATCAGCCCCTTCGCCTCGCCGACGAATTCGTGCAGCTTCTCGCCCTTTTCCCAGTCGAACGCTTCGACACGTGCGGGGCCGTCGAGGTGATCGATGTTGCCGATGTGGCCGATGCCGCCAACAACTATCGTTTTGCCATCGGGCGAAAACGCGACGCTCCGCGCGCCGCCGATGCTATGAATCCGCTGCTTGGGGTCCCAGGTGTAAAGGCCGGGAGCGTCGACCGTCGCCAGCTTCGCGCCACCAGAAACATCCCACACGTTCACCCGGCCAATCCGGTCGGCTGAGGCCAGCCGCGTGCTGTCGGCCGAGAACGCGCAGGCATAGAGCATCGAAGGAAAATGGTTCGGCGTTCGCTCGTCGTGGCCACGCAGTTCGTGCTTTTTCTCGCCAGTGGCGGCGTCCCACAGGCGGACCACCATGTCGTCGCCGACGCTGGCGATCCACTTCCCATCGGGGGAAGCTTTCACCTGGCGAATCCACTTGCCGTGGGCGTTTTCGATCTTACGCACGATCTCGCCGGTGGTGATATTGCGCCAGATCAGTGAGCAATCGTAGCTGCCGCTGACGAGCGTTTCGCCGGCGAGCGCGACACCGGTGACGTAGCTCGTGTGCCCCTCAAGCGGCTTGAACTCGACCTTGCCCCCTTCGACCAGCGGATCGACGTCGTAGACTTTGCCGTCGCTATTGCCGACAAACAGCCGCGAGGAATTCGGGACGCGTGTGAGGCTCAAAAAGATTCCCGGATGCCCAGCTTCTTTCAGCATCTTCAGATGATCGGGGTGGTTGGCCATCGGTGGAATCCTTCGTAGCACAAAAGCGTTTTTGATCGACTCAATCGACTACCGCGTGAATTTTGGCAGACTCACTTAAGCGAGCACGTCATTCACAGGATTGGTCCCAGGATCGGTGAGTGGGAGAGGGCGAGCGCCGACGAAATAGTCTTTGTGATGATTGATGCCGAGCGCTTTGAAGATGGTGGCAAACAGCTCGGCGGCGCCGATTTTTCCTTCCGCCACTTCGCGGCCATCGTCGGTGCTTTTGCCGTAGACAGCGCCCCCTTTAATGCCGCAGCCCGAGAGCGAAACGCTCCAGGCGCTGGCAAAGTGATCGCGCCCCAGGCTGGCGTTGATTTGCGGTGTCCGGCCGAATTCGCTGAGCGTCACGACGAGCGTGTTTTCGAGGAGCCCGCGGTCGCTGAGATCGTCGAGCAAGGTGGTCATCACATGGTCGAGCTCGCTAACGAGTTCGAGATGCGTTTCGAAGTTCTGTCCGTGGCTGTCCCACCAAGCGCGCGAGACTTTCACAAACGGAGTTCCCGCTTCCACGAGGCGGCGGGCGATGAGGCACTGCTCGGCGAACAGAGTGGGGCCGTACTTGTCGCGCATCGCCTGCGATTCTTTCGACAGGTCGAACAGCTCTTCGCTCGCCATCAGTCCGCGGACGCGTGCGTAGGCTTCGTTGTGGCTGGCCATCGACGACGACGTTCGTGCGCGAATGAAACGCTCGTTGAGGATCTTCCGCAAATCGGCCCGTTCTTGATGGTCGACATCGGACAGCTGCTCGAGGCGGCGCAAGTTCGGTGGGGTGCTCCCTTCGGTGAGGAACATCGCGTTGTAGCGTGCGCCGAGAAAGCCAGACTGGCTGATCGCGCTGCCGCGCCCTTCGGTGGCGGTGTAGAAGCTGACGTAGTCGGGAACCTGGCTATCGACCCGCCCCAGTTCGCGGGCGATCACCGCGCCGAGATCGGGATACTTCACCGTCGGTTCATCGCGCCTGCCGAGATGCATCAAACGAGCGCCGCCACCATGGTCGCCATTGCCGGTGTCGAGCGAGCGGATGATGCAGGTGTTTTGCATGCGCTGCGCTAGTTTGGGCATCAGCTCGCTGATGTGCACGCCCGGTATGTTGGTCGGAATGGCGCGGAACGGACCACCGTTGGCAGTTCCCGGTTTGGGATCGAAGGTCTCGAGTTGACTTGCGCCACCGGCGAGCCAGAGCAAGATCACCCGCTTCTGATTCTTCTTGAGCTCGTCGGCCATCGCCTGGCTTTGCAGCACGTTGAGCACCGTCATATCGCTGGCCACGAGCGTGGTCGCAGCAGCGGCTCCGGTGAGGAAGCGTCGCCGCGAAAGGCCACTCAGAATCGATGGATTTTGGCTCATTATCAGGATTCCCTTCGGTTGTATAGCAGCAAGTCTTGGAGACTTGTGGGGGGACTTGTTTTGCTAAAAAGGTTGGCCGGTGGAACCGGCCCTACTGGATCACTGCTGGGCAAGCCAGCAGTGCCACCCTCCGGCCAGCGATAATGTGTTAGTAGTTGAAACGGAGTTCGCTGCTGGTGATGAGGGACCAGATCACTTGCTTCACCGCTTCTTTGCGGCGATCGCTGCGGGCATCGAAGTAGGTGCGAATCGCTTCGACTTCGACACTTTCGGGATTTCGCGCGGTGGTTTGCCAGACTGCGGTTTCGGCGCGCTCGGCAGTGTTGTCGATTTTCTCGAGCATCCCCACCAGCGTGTCGCCACCGTCGCGAAGAAGTTCGTTTTGAATTCGGTCGCTGTTGGAGAGCAGCAGCGCTTCGTCGACACTCACCTGAAACTCTTCCCCCGGAAGTTCGAACAGACCAGCCAATCCACGGGCGCTGCCTTCGGTCTGCTCCATCCGTTTTTCGAGTTCTTCGGCCGAGAGATCGGCGGGAAAACGTTCGGGAGCGAGTGTCGCCAAACGGAGTGCGGTGGCATATTGCCAAGGCTTGAGGGGACGCACCAGCGCGGCGGCAAAATAGTCGTCAGCAGGTCGCTCGCTCGACGCTTCCCAGCGGCTGCTGCGAGCATAGGCCTCGCTCAGCACGATGCCGCGCACGAGCCGCTTCAGATCGTAGTTGTGCTCTTGAAAATCACGCGCAAGCCAGGCGAGCAGTTCGGGATGGCTGGCCGGGTTCTCGCTATGCATCTGATCGACCGGCATCACCAGCCCGCGACCGAGCAGACGATTCCAGGTGTGATTCACAGCAGCGCGAGCGAAGAACGAATCGTCGCGCTTGGCCAGCCCCACCTCCACCAGCTTCGCGCGGCGCGAAAAGGCCGGCGCAGGGGGCGTTTGCTTCTCTTTCTTCAGCTGCTCGAGCAGTTCCTTCTCCGCTTTGCGCGCCGCTTCGTCGGGCTCGGCCGAAGCTGGTTCGTCGACCACTTCACTCGTCAGGAACATCAGCTTGGCAACCTTCGATTCCCCTTCCACCGTCTTGTAGTCGACCAGACCGTAGCTCTTCTCGCCGATCCGATCCCCCACTTCAAACGTGCGGCTGAAGAACGACTTCATCCCGAAGTAATGCTCCTGCGTCCAGTCGCTCACCAGCGGATGATCGTGACACTTGGCGCAGCTGACATTCACCCCGAAGAAGAGCACACTCGCATCGGCGGTCAGCTGATCGAGATCGGCCGTGCGCGAGCGAATGAACTGAATCGCCCCCTTCTGCTCGGTGTCTCCCTCTTGGCCGACGATCATGTCGCGAAACATGTCGCTCCAAGGCTTGTTGTTCTTCACCGCTTCGGCCAGATAGTCGCGAAGCGAACCGCGAGCACCCTTCATCAGCAGCGCGTCGAGTTCGGCTGTTTGCTGACGCACAAACGACGGCGTGGCGAGCAGGCTGTCGACCATCAAGGTCCGTTTGGCCGGATCGGTGTTGGCTTGATAGGCCCGCACTTCCGCTGCGATGGGAGGACGCCCAACCAGATCGAGCATCGTGCGACGTAGCAAGTTGGCATCGTCGGCCAGTGGTGCCGGGGTGATGCTCTTGGCTGCGAGCCGGGCGGTGATGTAGTGGTTGATCGCCTCTTCGATCGGCTTATCGGCGGGGAGCAGATCCTCGGCGGAGGCCCACGAACCGAGCGTCAGCGCCAGGAGCGTGGCAAGTGCGCAGCACGCAAGAGAAAGCGAACGAGGCATGGCAATTCTCGGCGGGTAGGTAGGACGCGAGGCAGGCAGGTGGGAATCGGTGGTGGGCGGAAACGGTGCACTACAGCAGAACCGGGCTCGGTAGCAGCCGACAGCGGCGTTTGGAGCGCCCCTCGATCGATCGACACTAACTTATCGGATCGCCCGAACGATTGCCAGCAGAAAAGGCGAAAAACCCGCGCCGCTAAGAAACCCTAAGGGGAGATCGTTTCCCGTTAGTAAGTTAGTCCCTCAGGGCAGGCTCAGCCAATCCGCATCCAGCGACTTGCCTTTTAATGGACGCAAGCTGCAAGATCGCGGACCTCAATTGCATTTTTCAGTTTTTTTTGCAATTCGCGCGGGTCATTTGTTCGCTGTGTGCATTATAGTGGAGCTGAATTGCAAATTATCGCCGAAATTGCAATTTGCGCACGCCGAACTGCAACTGGGATCTGTTTTCTCGAGGCGGAGGATCACTCGATGGACATTGCACGGTTCTCAGCCGCCTCGCCGGGCCAGACGATCGAAATCCGCACCCCTGCACGCGACTGGGCCTTCCTCCCAGATGCGTTGCCCCCTTGCGACTGGCGAATTCCCGAGCATCTCTGGCCCCTGATCGCCGACGCGCGCGAAGCTTTGGGGACTCTCAACGGCATCGGCCAAACGCTTCCCGACCCCACGCTGCTGGTCCGTCCGCTGCAAAATCGCGAGTCGCTCGCATCGTCGAGCATCGAAGGAACGTTCGTCACCCCCGAGCAGCTGTTGCTCTACCAGCTCGATCCCGAAGATCAGCCACCCGGCAATCACCAAGCTGCCGACTGGCAGGAAGTGGCGAACTACACTGCGGCGCTCCAGCAAGGAGTGCAGCTGCTGGTCGACCTGCCGATCTGCAACCGGGTGATCCGGCAGATGCACCGAGTGCTGATGCAGGGAGTGCGTGGTTTCAGCAAGTCGCCCGGTGAGTTTCGCAAACGACAAGTTCTGATCGGCTCGCAGGGAAGATTCATCCCGCCACCGGCCGAGCATGTCGAGCCACTGATGTCGGACCTCGAACACTATGTGAACTTAAAACCCTCCAGCACCGAGCCGCTGATTGCCTGCTTCCTGGTGCACTATCAATTCGAAACGATTTACCCGTTCGAAGATGGCAACGGTCGTGTCGGTCGCGCACTCCTGGCGCTCATGATCTACAAACTACTCGGGCACTCGCATCCGTGGCTCTATCTCAGCCCCTATTTCGAAGAGTATCGCGACGAATACATGCGTTATCTCTTCGAAGTCAGTTCGCAAGGGGCGTGGAATCAGTGGATCGAATTCTGCCTGCGTGGCACGATTCATCAGGCGCACGATGCCCGCCAGCGCTGCTTGCAATTCAATCAGCTGCGCAAGACTTTTCACAGCCGAATCTCGGCCCCCACAGCGCGCAGCTATCGGCTCATCGAGTCGCTTTTCTCAGAGCCAATCGTCACCATTCCGTCGGTCGCGCGGAAGCTCGGCATCGCCTATCACACCGCGCAGGAGGACATCAAACGGCTCGTCAATGCCGGAATCCTCGCGCCGCTGGAGCATCGCCGGCCCAAGGCATTCTCTGCCCAGGCAGTAATCGACGTCGCCTATCGCTCGAGCGACGTGTAACACTCTGCCACCCTAAACTCTGCAGCTGCCACCCTATTCCGCAGCTGGTGCGGTGGGGGCTTTCCAGCTGTTGTCGCGGCCGAAGAACATCATGTGCTGCCACGGCAGGCCGTCGAATTCTTTCACCAGCTTAAAGCCGTTGGCGGGGAGCTCTTTGAGAATCTGCTCCTTGCTCATCTTGTGCTCGGCTTTGATCGGCACTTTGGGGTCCTCGCTCCGAAATTCCACCAGCACGGCGAGCCCTTTTTCCGACAGCGAGTTGCGAATCGCGGCGAGCATCTGCTCGGGATGCGAGAACTCGTGATAGACGTCGACCATCAGCACCAAATCGAGCTTTCCTTTCGGCAGCCGAGGATCGGTGAAGGTTCCCAGGATCGGCGAGAGGTTGCTGATCTCGGCGGCATCGGCCCGCTCGTTCAGAAATTTCAGCATCTCGGGCTGAATATCGACCGCGTACAAATGCCCTTCAGGTCCGACCATTTTGGCGAGCTTCAGGGTGTAAAAGCCGTTGCCACAACCCATGTCGCAAATCGTCATCCCTTGTTTGATGCCGAGGCTGGTGAGCATCAAGCTGCAGCGTTCCTCTTGCTCGCGATTGTCGCGCGTCAGCCACTCGGCACCCAGGTAGTGCATGGTTTGCGCGATGCGGCGCCCTTTG
This window of the Pirellula staleyi DSM 6068 genome carries:
- a CDS encoding class I SAM-dependent methyltransferase → MSLRICHPHEAGNFVGRALLLALLLALSTAAIAQDSTPLDDLPKAPVKRTGPPALVEYKGRRIAQTMHYLGAEWLTRDNREQEERCSLMLTSLGIKQGMTICDMGCGNGFYTLKLAKMVGPEGHLYAVDIQPEMLKFLNERADAAEISNLSPILGTFTDPRLPKGKLDLVLMVDVYHEFSHPEQMLAAIRNSLSEKGLAVLVEFRSEDPKVPIKAEHKMSKEQILKELPANGFKLVKEFDGLPWQHMMFFGRDNSWKAPTAPAAE
- a CDS encoding S1 RNA-binding domain-containing protein, translated to MLSIGDVVTAEVISVQVFGVFCRYASREMLVVIPETSWIASFNSCLQFAAVGDELEVIVLNIDHPTGKVAASVKAIHPDPWENGTIVVGKLYETKVVRFVESADRADHQPGYLMELVPGGYAMIPAENRQLPIGQTIVVRLLAADFRHRSVIVGWA
- a CDS encoding alpha/beta hydrolase, with protein sequence MTTAPVPLVLFSGLAADASLFAPQRLAFPQLIVPPWPVPIAGDTLESYCDRLADDLQSHRDPILGGASFGGIIALHVAKRLQPRAVVLIGSVRAPDELPRIARAGRPLKPLVPLIPVSLLQLVTAPLTTRIARRIAPHFAGLARQFYDCDRRVFKWSLARILDWSVAPQLDCPVLQIHGDCDRVMPIRYTHPDTIVAGGGHVLSLTHPAEVNNFLRAAIAKYGG
- a CDS encoding DUF1549 domain-containing protein, coding for MPRSLSLACCALATLLALTLGSWASAEDLLPADKPIEEAINHYITARLAAKSITPAPLADDANLLRRTMLDLVGRPPIAAEVRAYQANTDPAKRTLMVDSLLATPSFVRQQTAELDALLMKGARGSLRDYLAEAVKNNKPWSDMFRDMIVGQEGDTEQKGAIQFIRSRTADLDQLTADASVLFFGVNVSCAKCHDHPLVSDWTQEHYFGMKSFFSRTFEVGDRIGEKSYGLVDYKTVEGESKVAKLMFLTSEVVDEPASAEPDEAARKAEKELLEQLKKEKQTPPAPAFSRRAKLVEVGLAKRDDSFFARAAVNHTWNRLLGRGLVMPVDQMHSENPASHPELLAWLARDFQEHNYDLKRLVRGIVLSEAYARSSRWEASSERPADDYFAAALVRPLKPWQYATALRLATLAPERFPADLSAEELEKRMEQTEGSARGLAGLFELPGEEFQVSVDEALLLSNSDRIQNELLRDGGDTLVGMLEKIDNTAERAETAVWQTTARNPESVEVEAIRTYFDARSDRRKEAVKQVIWSLITSSELRFNY
- a CDS encoding Fic/DOC family N-terminal domain-containing protein, with the protein product MDIARFSAASPGQTIEIRTPARDWAFLPDALPPCDWRIPEHLWPLIADAREALGTLNGIGQTLPDPTLLVRPLQNRESLASSSIEGTFVTPEQLLLYQLDPEDQPPGNHQAADWQEVANYTAALQQGVQLLVDLPICNRVIRQMHRVLMQGVRGFSKSPGEFRKRQVLIGSQGRFIPPPAEHVEPLMSDLEHYVNLKPSSTEPLIACFLVHYQFETIYPFEDGNGRVGRALLALMIYKLLGHSHPWLYLSPYFEEYRDEYMRYLFEVSSQGAWNQWIEFCLRGTIHQAHDARQRCLQFNQLRKTFHSRISAPTARSYRLIESLFSEPIVTIPSVARKLGIAYHTAQEDIKRLVNAGILAPLEHRRPKAFSAQAVIDVAYRSSDV
- a CDS encoding DUF1501 domain-containing protein encodes the protein MSQNPSILSGLSRRRFLTGAAAATTLVASDMTVLNVLQSQAMADELKKNQKRVILLWLAGGASQLETFDPKPGTANGGPFRAIPTNIPGVHISELMPKLAQRMQNTCIIRSLDTGNGDHGGGARLMHLGRRDEPTVKYPDLGAVIARELGRVDSQVPDYVSFYTATEGRGSAISQSGFLGARYNAMFLTEGSTPPNLRRLEQLSDVDHQERADLRKILNERFIRARTSSSMASHNEAYARVRGLMASEELFDLSKESQAMRDKYGPTLFAEQCLIARRLVEAGTPFVKVSRAWWDSHGQNFETHLELVSELDHVMTTLLDDLSDRGLLENTLVVTLSEFGRTPQINASLGRDHFASAWSVSLSGCGIKGGAVYGKSTDDGREVAEGKIGAAELFATIFKALGINHHKDYFVGARPLPLTDPGTNPVNDVLA